The Thermococcus henrietii genome segment TTAAAATATACAATTTAAACACAACTTAAGAAAATTAGATTTGAGGGAAAATCTACAAGAAAAAGTTGAAAATATGAAACAATAAACAAAAAAGAAGATATTCTTATTCTCAAATCAAGAACCGTGATACGTTTTAAGGATTAGCTCGGGCAGGCGGGGGTCAATTGCAATCCCTTCCTTTGCAGGTATAACGAACGCAATGACGACGCCATCTCCAACTCTCACAGGCTTGGGGGAATACCCAACCGCCTTCAGGACTTCCCTCTCCAGCCGGTTCAGAGACCCAAGCGGAATGACAAGCTCAACCTCACCTGTGCGGGGATTCTCCTTGAAGAAAGGCTTGGTGCGGTTCTTTACGAATAGAACTTCTCCAAGCTTTGCCGTGATAATCTCCCACGCCAAGGGGGCCAAGGTGTTTGTACTCGCTCATCTCAACTCCCCCCATATACGAAGAATTCTTCGTAGTCGAGTCTGTAGAGGATATAGACCGAACCGGTGAGCTCGCCCAGGCGTTTAACTTCTTGACAGAGGGGTGCAAGTAACGAGGTAAGTTACCTGGAATAATGCTTGATATAGGTTGATGCTCTTTAATTGAGCACGATTGACAATGCATATTTTTATTCGATGTTTTTAGATATAAGGTACATTATATCTCAAACCAACGAGCAGAAAAGTGCATTAGCAGGAGAAACGCATGAAGAGTATTTCAGTATTGCCACTCATCTCTAACGGTGAACAACAAAGGCACCCTCCCCGTATTTTCTATGTTCCCCCGCACAAATCTAGGCCTTCCAGACGTTAACCGCAGCATTAACCACGATGAATTGTAATGGGAAAAATTGGAATTGATGCGGGCTTCACCACGTGTGATTCCCCTACAAGAGCAAGCGGGACAGGTGGCCAAATATTTCAGCCAGCATTTTACTCACCAAGTAAGTAGATTCTTTGGATTTTATACAATTTTCTATATGTGAAAATTTACTTAATATAGAGGTTTTAATCCCCTTTTAAAATTAGAAAAAAACTAACTAAAATTAAATTATTATAAAAATGCTGATGAGAATAATAAAATCACTAAGAAGATTGTAAAACATAATAAGAACATAAACAGTAAACACCCTCCCAAGAATCAAGAGAGTTTGTGATAAAAATGAAGGAATCAGAGAGAACGCCCACGGATGTGGCGGAGCACGTTGTCAACTATCTGGGGGGCAACGCCGATGTAGTTCTCTGGCTTCAGCGAGGCCAAGTCCTCATCGGTTAGATACTTTCTAACTTCCTCGCTCTCCTTCACGACCTCAAGGAAGTCCCTTCCCTCCCCAAAGGCCTTCATGGCCAATTGCCTAACGAGCTCGTGCGCCTCCTGCCTGCCCATGCCCCTCTCGGCGAGCTTGAGCATCAGCGGTTCGGCCATGATGAGGTTCTTCGTCAGGTAGAGGTTGCGCTCGATGTTCTCCGGGAAGAACTCCAGCCCCTTGAGAACGCGGATTGTGACGCGGAGCATCTCGTCGAGAAGAACAAAGCTCTCGGGCAGGATAACGCGCTCGACCGAGGAGTTCGTGAGGTCCCTCTCGTGCCACAGCGGGTTGTTGAGGAGCGCGGGGATAACGTTCGAGTAGAGAACCCTCGCCAGACCGCAGACTTTCTCCGTCCTTATCGGGTTCCTCTTGTGGGGCATCGTCGAAGAGCCAACCTGCTTCTTTCCGAAGGGCTCGCTGACCTCAAGGATTTCCGTCCTCTGGAGGTTCCTAATCTCAAGGCCTATTTTGTCGAGGGTAGAAGCAACGAGGGCCAAAAACATCATCAGCTCTGCGTATAAGTCCCGCGGAACGAGCTGGTTGGTTACCAGCGCGGGCCTGAGGCCAAGGTCCTCCATGACGAGCCTCTCAATCTCAAGGGCCTTCTCCCCGAAGGAGGCAGCAGTTCCAACGGCACCGCGCATCTTGCCGACGAGAACACGCTTCTTGAGCTCTTCAAGCCTCTCAAGGTGTCTCTGAACCTCGTCGAGCCAGAGGGCGAACTTCATGCCGTATGTGGTTGGAACCGCGTGCTGTCCGTGGGTTCTGCCGATGCAGACGGTGTACTTGTGCTCCTCGGCGAGCTTCATTAGCACGTCGCGGAGCTCCCTAAGGTAGCGCTCGATGAGCTCAAGGCTCTCCTTTATGAGGAGCGTGTTGGCGGTGTCGATTATGTCGTTGGAGGTCGCGCCGAGGTGGACGTACTTTCCGTGCTCACCGCAGACCTCGCTTAAGGCCTTAACGACGGCCATTATATCGTGGTGTATCTCCGCCTCTATCTCCTTGACGCGCTCGAGCTTCACCCACTCAGTGCTGGCTCTCTCGGAAATCACGCGGGCGCTTTCCTCGGGAATGTTGCCGAGCTTCGCGTGGGCCCTTGCCAGAGCGGCCTCAACGTCGAGGAGCTTTTGAAGCTTGTTCTCCTCGTCCCAGATGCGCCTCATTTCCTCGCTTCCATAGCGGTAGTCAATCGGGTGAACCGCCATTCCAATCACCATTCTCGTGATTATTTTGGATGTTAAAACGTTTTCTTTTGACAACTATACGTCAATATCAGCCGGGCAAACGAGCGTTTTTGAGATGCGCTCGCCACTTAAAAAGCCCTTCCCACAGATAGAACCGAAAAGTATTTAACCCTATGCCCGCGATAGGCTGATGACAAAACTTCCGGAGGTGCCAGAAATGGCTGAGGAGCACGTCGTCTACATCGGAAAGAAGCCGGTTATGAACTACGTCCTCGCCGTGATAACCCAGTTCAACGAGGGCGCTAAGGAGGTCAGCATCAAGGCTCGCGGTAGGGCTATCAGCAGGGCCGTTGACGTCGCCGAGATTGTCAGGAACAGGTTCCTCCCCGAGGTCAGGGTCAAGGAAATCAAGATAGGCACCGAGGAGCTCCCGACTGCCGACGGCAGGACCGCCAACACCTCGACCATCGAGATTATCCTCGAGAAGCCGTGAATTTGACCCCTTTCCTTTTCCTTCGGGTTTCTTCTGAGAAGCAAAGTTTAATAGCACCGCCCCGTACCCCTTCTGGTGGGCCCGTTGGAGTACGAGACCATAGACGTTACAGATGAGCGGGTTCGCGAGCTCGCGCAGGTTCTCGCCAGCGAGAGGTCGATGGCCATTCTGAGGATTCTCCGCGAGCGTGAGCTCTCGATGAGCGAGATTGCAAAGGAGCTCGACATGCCCATATCAACAGTCTCATACCATCTTGACAAACTTCTCCGTGTGGGTCTCGTTGAAGTGACCGGGAAAAAGTACGGCAAAAGGTTGCAGGAGGTCAAACTCTACAGGGCATCAAGCCGGCCGATTCTACTGCTCCCGCGCCCAGCCGAGCGGAGAACGTCACCGTTGGACAAACTGCGCGTCATAACCCTCTCGGTTGCAACGGGGCTTTCCGCACTCGTCTACTGGGCCGCGGAGAAAATGTTGTCATCTGAGAGGAGTAGCGGGACGGAGACAATTAAAATGTTCTCGGCCGAGACGACAAGCAGGGCCGGCCACTCGGGGGATTACGTTCCCGCCCTACTCGCGATAATGACGTTCGTCATCGTAATTTCCGCAGGGTGGTTTCTTAAGAAACGTTTTTAAGAAACTCAAATCAACCCCAACTCGTGGGGTGAGATTCCAATGATGACCGTGGGACAGGTAGTCAAGAGAAAGGCAGTGATTGTGAAGCCCGACGACACCATCGAGAGGGTTGCAAGGATACTCTCAAGGCACAAGGTTGGGAGCGCCGTTGTCGTGGACGACGACGAGATAGTTGGGGTCATCACCGACCGCGACATCCTCGACAAGGTCGTTGCGAAGGGACGCGACCCTAAGACCGTCAGGGTGCACGAAGTCATGACAAGGAACCCGATAACGATTGAGGATGACTATGACATAAGCGATGCAATAGACAAGATGATGGAGAAGGGCATAAGGAGGCTCCTCGTAACGCGCCTTGGAAAGCCCCTCGG includes the following:
- a CDS encoding ArsR/SmtB family transcription factor; translated protein: MGPLEYETIDVTDERVRELAQVLASERSMAILRILRERELSMSEIAKELDMPISTVSYHLDKLLRVGLVEVTGKKYGKRLQEVKLYRASSRPILLLPRPAERRTSPLDKLRVITLSVATGLSALVYWAAEKMLSSERSSGTETIKMFSAETTSRAGHSGDYVPALLAIMTFVIVISAGWFLKKRF
- the purB gene encoding adenylosuccinate lyase translates to MAVHPIDYRYGSEEMRRIWDEENKLQKLLDVEAALARAHAKLGNIPEESARVISERASTEWVKLERVKEIEAEIHHDIMAVVKALSEVCGEHGKYVHLGATSNDIIDTANTLLIKESLELIERYLRELRDVLMKLAEEHKYTVCIGRTHGQHAVPTTYGMKFALWLDEVQRHLERLEELKKRVLVGKMRGAVGTAASFGEKALEIERLVMEDLGLRPALVTNQLVPRDLYAELMMFLALVASTLDKIGLEIRNLQRTEILEVSEPFGKKQVGSSTMPHKRNPIRTEKVCGLARVLYSNVIPALLNNPLWHERDLTNSSVERVILPESFVLLDEMLRVTIRVLKGLEFFPENIERNLYLTKNLIMAEPLMLKLAERGMGRQEAHELVRQLAMKAFGEGRDFLEVVKESEEVRKYLTDEDLASLKPENYIGVAPQIVDNVLRHIRGRSL
- the albA gene encoding DNA-binding protein Alba yields the protein MAEEHVVYIGKKPVMNYVLAVITQFNEGAKEVSIKARGRAISRAVDVAEIVRNRFLPEVRVKEIKIGTEELPTADGRTANTSTIEIILEKP
- a CDS encoding CBS domain-containing protein codes for the protein MMTVGQVVKRKAVIVKPDDTIERVARILSRHKVGSAVVVDDDEIVGVITDRDILDKVVAKGRDPKTVRVHEVMTRNPITIEDDYDISDAIDKMMEKGIRRLLVTRLGKPLGFVTAADLLAALNSMNSEEEEETVEETEVYGICELCGQYGPLYKVYIEGQERWICESCKDSLNL